One region of Corvus moneduloides isolate bCorMon1 chromosome 1, bCorMon1.pri, whole genome shotgun sequence genomic DNA includes:
- the LOC116435729 gene encoding feather beta keratin-like has translation MACYDVCRPCGPTPLANSCNEPCALQCQDSRVVINPSPVLVTLPGPIMTSFPQNTAVGSTSSAAVGSELSAQGQPISGGFGGFGYGLGYGRGFGYGLGGLSCYGRRGGYIC, from the coding sequence ATGGCCTGCTACGATGTCTGCCGCCCCTGCGGAcccaccccgctggccaacagctgcaacgagccctgtgccctgcaatgCCAGGACTCCCGTGTTGTCATCAAcccttcccctgtgctggtcaccctgccaggacccatcatgacctccttcccccagaacaCCGCCGTCGGATCCACCTCCTcggctgctgttggcagtgaactcagtgcccagggacagcccatctCTGGAGGCTTTGGTGGCTTTGGCTATGGCCTTGGCTATGGCCGTGGATTTGGCTATGGGCTGGGAGGCCTGAGCTGCTATGGCAGAAGGGGTGGCTACATCTGCTAA